One part of the Olleya sp. YS genome encodes these proteins:
- a CDS encoding glycogen synthase, which produces MRIIHISAECYPIAKVGGLADVVGALPKYQNKLGHPTSVVMPFYNNEFTQSYAFYKIYEAPLLLGDSEITFKVLKTKDPVLDVDVYFIDIPELLHKDYVYSSDDTVRFLAFQIAVLDWVLELKDKPDIIHCHDHHTGLIPFMLQESYKYESLNKIPVITTIHNAQYQGWFGYDKLHLIPEFDSSNTGLLDWNNTINPLAAAIKCAWRVTTVSPSYMEELKEHANGLEALLGHESNKCIGILNGIDTNVWNPETDSYIIKNYSSKTVQSGRKANKKWLCDQFNLDVTKPLFAFIGRLVGEKGVDVFPEVFKNSLQNKAISILVLGSGQSDTEDALNNLKPLFQGQYNAYIGYDEKLSHIIYAGADFLLMPSRVEPCGLNQMYALRYGTIPIVRRIGGLKDTVIDITNNGFGLCHDNVSAAEVEHAIDRATLLYNNQAKFKTIRQHIMTIDHSWDMSAQAYINLYQSIN; this is translated from the coding sequence ATGAGAATTATACATATTAGTGCAGAATGTTATCCTATTGCTAAAGTTGGAGGATTAGCAGATGTTGTTGGAGCTTTACCCAAATACCAAAATAAATTAGGGCATCCAACGTCTGTGGTAATGCCTTTTTATAATAACGAATTTACACAATCATATGCATTTTATAAGATTTACGAAGCACCTTTGCTTTTAGGTGATTCTGAAATAACTTTTAAAGTTTTAAAAACAAAAGATCCAGTTTTAGATGTTGACGTCTATTTTATTGACATTCCGGAGCTTTTACACAAAGATTATGTTTACTCTTCAGACGATACAGTAAGGTTTTTAGCATTCCAAATTGCAGTTTTAGATTGGGTTTTAGAGCTTAAAGATAAACCAGATATTATCCATTGTCATGATCATCACACAGGATTGATACCCTTTATGCTTCAAGAAAGCTATAAGTATGAATCATTAAACAAGATTCCAGTAATTACCACTATACATAATGCGCAATACCAAGGTTGGTTTGGGTATGATAAATTACATTTAATACCAGAATTTGATAGCTCAAATACAGGACTGTTAGACTGGAACAATACTATCAATCCTCTAGCTGCTGCAATTAAGTGTGCTTGGCGAGTAACGACAGTATCACCAAGTTATATGGAAGAACTTAAAGAACACGCAAACGGATTAGAAGCTTTATTAGGACATGAAAGCAACAAATGTATTGGTATTTTAAACGGAATTGATACTAATGTATGGAATCCAGAAACGGATAGCTATATAATAAAAAATTATAGCAGTAAAACTGTTCAATCTGGACGGAAAGCTAATAAAAAATGGTTATGCGACCAATTTAATCTGGATGTAACCAAGCCATTATTTGCATTTATTGGTAGATTAGTAGGTGAGAAAGGTGTAGATGTATTTCCTGAAGTGTTTAAAAATAGCCTACAAAATAAGGCTATATCAATTTTAGTTTTAGGATCTGGACAATCCGATACCGAAGACGCTTTAAATAATTTAAAACCGCTTTTTCAAGGACAATATAATGCGTATATTGGTTATGACGAAAAACTCTCGCACATCATTTACGCTGGAGCGGATTTTTTATTAATGCCATCAAGAGTAGAGCCTTGTGGATTAAACCAGATGTACGCCTTACGATACGGAACCATACCAATAGTAAGACGAATAGGAGGATTAAAAGATACTGTTATCGATATAACTAATAATGGTTTTGGACTATGTCACGATAATGTTAGTGCAGCAGAAGTAGAACATGCTATAGACAGAGCAACTTTACTTTATAACAATCAAGCAAAATTTAAAACTATTAGACAACATATAATGACTATTGACCATTCTTGGGATATGTCAGCTCAAGCATATATAAATTTATACCAATCCATAAACTAA
- a CDS encoding glucose-1-phosphate adenylyltransferase — MINNDVLSIILGGGQGSRLYPLTADRSKPAVPIAGKYRLVDIPISNCINSDIKRMYVLTQFNSASLNKHIKNTYHFSFFSSAFVDVLAAEQTMQSDKWFQGTADAVRQSMHHFLSHDFKYALILSGDQLYNMDFQDMINNHVKSNAEISIATYPVTAKEATGFGLLKTDNNNTITSFIEKPAADLLPDWTSDVSDDMKKQGRHYLASMGIYIFNRELLMQLMDNPDTIDFGKEIIPQSIHKHKTTSYQYEGYWTDIGTIDSFFEANLGLTDDIPKFNLYDEDRVFTRARILPTSKISGTLLNKTVIADGCIIHAAKIERSVIGIRSRIGKESVILNTYMMGSDSYESLKFIEENKIINLLGIGDRCYINNCIVDKNCRIGDDVKIEGGKHLKDTETETYLIKDGIVVIKKGATIPKGTIIK, encoded by the coding sequence ATGATTAATAACGATGTATTATCCATTATACTAGGCGGAGGACAAGGTTCTAGACTATACCCTTTAACAGCAGATAGATCTAAACCTGCAGTACCAATAGCAGGTAAATACAGGCTAGTTGATATACCAATTTCTAATTGTATAAATTCGGATATCAAACGCATGTATGTTTTAACCCAGTTTAATTCTGCATCATTAAATAAACATATTAAAAATACTTATCATTTCAGTTTTTTTAGTTCTGCTTTTGTAGACGTTCTAGCAGCAGAACAAACAATGCAAAGTGACAAATGGTTTCAAGGAACAGCAGACGCAGTTAGACAGAGCATGCATCATTTTTTGAGTCATGATTTTAAATATGCGTTAATACTTTCTGGAGATCAGCTTTATAACATGGATTTCCAAGACATGATTAATAACCATGTAAAAAGTAATGCAGAAATATCTATAGCAACGTATCCAGTTACTGCTAAAGAAGCAACTGGTTTTGGATTATTAAAAACTGATAACAACAATACTATAACTTCGTTTATAGAAAAACCAGCAGCTGATTTGTTACCAGACTGGACATCGGATGTTAGTGACGATATGAAAAAACAAGGTAGGCACTATCTAGCATCTATGGGTATATATATATTTAATAGAGAACTTTTAATGCAATTAATGGATAATCCAGATACAATAGATTTTGGAAAAGAAATCATACCTCAATCCATTCATAAACACAAAACTACTAGCTATCAATATGAAGGGTATTGGACAGATATTGGTACCATAGATTCTTTTTTTGAAGCTAATTTAGGTCTAACTGATGATATACCTAAATTTAATTTATATGATGAAGACAGAGTATTTACAAGAGCTAGAATATTACCAACATCAAAAATTTCTGGTACTTTATTAAATAAAACAGTCATTGCTGATGGTTGCATAATTCACGCTGCTAAAATTGAAAGAAGTGTCATTGGTATTAGATCTAGAATAGGTAAGGAGTCTGTGATATTAAATACATATATGATGGGAAGTGATTCTTACGAGTCTTTAAAGTTTATTGAAGAAAACAAGATAATTAATCTTTTGGGTATTGGTGATCGATGTTACATAAATAATTGTATTGTAGATAAAAATTGTAGAATTGGAGATGATGTTAAAATAGAAGGCGGTAAGCATCTTAAAGATACAGAAACTGAAACCTATCTTATAAAAGATGGTATAGTAGTTATTAAAAAAGGTGCTACAATACCAAAAGGAACTATAATTAAATAA
- the glgB gene encoding 1,4-alpha-glucan branching protein GlgB, whose product MSKVIAHSLFTDFDINLFKAGKHYKLYEKFGSHITSVNGVEGTYFAVWAPSAKQVSVIGDFNFWNEDEHLLNVRWDESGIWEGFIPHVGKGTIYKYKIQSHNNGIVTEKADPYARRYEHNPKTASIVWEDDYKWKDSKWMKSRKKYNALDAPFSVYEVHLGSWKKQIEENRFLSYVELADDLANYVKEMNFTHVELMPIMEFPYDPSWGYQVTGYFAPTSRFGYPEEFKLLVDKLHENNIGIILDWVPSHFPEDAHGLGFFDGSCLYEHPDKRKGYHQDWKSLIFNYGRNEVKSFLISNALFWLDQFHADGLRVDAVASMLFLDYSREEGEWEPNIYGGRENLEAIAFMKELNEAIYGSFPDVQSIAEESTAFPGVSKPVFLGGLGFGMKWMMGWMHDTLQYFGKEPIYRKHHQNDITFSLTYAFTENFMLPLSHDEVVYGKKSILNRMPGDEWQKFANLRVLYGYMFTHPGTKLLFQGAEFGQSEEWDFQTSLDWHLLQYKPHKGIQEYIKAINALYKSEPALHEKQFSHDGFEWIDYGDAEHSVLVYIRKGNKPKDNVIVACNMTPVPLVNYRIGLPKKGTLTEIFNSDNASFYGSSNFENKPLTSQTKLWHARKNSTEITIPPLGMVVLKYGTK is encoded by the coding sequence ATGTCCAAAGTAATAGCGCATAGCTTATTCACAGATTTTGATATCAATCTTTTTAAGGCAGGAAAACACTATAAGTTGTACGAGAAGTTTGGCTCGCATATCACTTCTGTAAATGGAGTAGAGGGTACTTATTTTGCAGTTTGGGCACCAAGTGCAAAACAAGTATCAGTAATTGGTGACTTTAATTTTTGGAACGAGGATGAGCACCTATTAAATGTACGTTGGGACGAAAGCGGTATTTGGGAAGGATTTATACCTCATGTTGGTAAAGGCACCATTTATAAATATAAAATTCAAAGTCATAATAATGGTATTGTTACAGAAAAAGCAGATCCTTACGCTAGACGTTATGAACATAATCCCAAAACAGCATCAATTGTATGGGAAGACGATTATAAGTGGAAAGATTCCAAATGGATGAAATCCAGAAAAAAGTACAATGCGTTAGATGCTCCATTTTCTGTATACGAAGTCCATTTAGGTTCTTGGAAAAAACAAATAGAAGAAAATCGTTTTTTGTCTTATGTCGAGTTAGCTGATGATTTAGCTAATTACGTCAAAGAGATGAATTTTACACATGTAGAGTTGATGCCAATAATGGAGTTTCCGTACGACCCAAGTTGGGGTTATCAGGTAACTGGTTATTTTGCGCCAACATCGCGATTTGGATATCCAGAAGAATTTAAACTTTTAGTCGACAAACTACATGAAAATAATATTGGAATTATCTTAGATTGGGTTCCATCACATTTCCCTGAAGATGCACATGGTTTAGGCTTTTTTGATGGTTCATGTTTGTATGAACATCCTGATAAACGTAAAGGATATCATCAAGATTGGAAAAGTTTAATTTTTAACTACGGTCGTAATGAAGTTAAATCTTTTTTAATTAGTAACGCTTTATTCTGGTTAGATCAATTTCATGCAGATGGATTACGTGTTGATGCTGTAGCCTCTATGTTGTTTTTAGACTATTCTAGAGAGGAAGGCGAGTGGGAACCTAATATTTATGGCGGAAGAGAAAATTTAGAAGCAATTGCTTTTATGAAAGAATTAAACGAAGCTATTTATGGAAGTTTTCCAGATGTGCAATCTATTGCTGAAGAATCTACAGCATTTCCAGGTGTATCAAAACCTGTGTTTTTAGGAGGATTAGGCTTTGGTATGAAATGGATGATGGGTTGGATGCATGATACATTACAATATTTTGGTAAAGAACCTATTTATAGAAAACACCATCAAAACGATATTACCTTTTCCTTGACGTATGCTTTTACTGAAAATTTTATGTTGCCTTTAAGTCACGACGAAGTTGTTTATGGTAAAAAATCTATTTTAAACAGGATGCCTGGAGACGAGTGGCAAAAATTTGCAAATTTACGCGTTTTATATGGTTATATGTTTACACATCCAGGCACAAAACTCTTATTTCAAGGTGCAGAATTTGGACAAAGTGAAGAGTGGGATTTTCAAACTAGTTTAGACTGGCATTTATTGCAATACAAGCCACATAAAGGTATCCAAGAGTATATTAAAGCTATCAATGCATTATACAAATCTGAGCCTGCATTACACGAAAAACAATTCTCTCATGACGGTTTTGAGTGGATAGATTATGGAGATGCTGAGCATTCAGTTTTAGTGTATATTAGAAAAGGAAACAAGCCAAAAGATAATGTTATTGTAGCTTGTAATATGACACCTGTTCCGTTAGTAAATTATAGAATAGGTTTGCCAAAAAAAGGAACACTTACCGAGATTTTTAATAGCGATAACGCTTCATTTTATGGTAGTAGTAATTTTGAAAACAAACCATTAACAAGTCAAACCAAATTGTGGCACGCTAGAAAAAATTCAACAGAAATTACTATTCCACCTCTTGGGATGGTAGTACTTAAATATGGTACTAAATAA
- a CDS encoding glycoside hydrolase family 31 protein: protein MIVNTELEQKGNLFPSQIIQFKKDVDTLYFYTENNVVLQLTVLRDSVLRFRYTTTGTFDNDFSYAITKYASTGYNKLEISENNENFIITTSKLRCEVSKKDARVSLYDVKTDELINEDEIGFHWEESYEYGGNIVKMSKVVNERESYFGLGDKPEHLNLKGKRFQNWVTDSYAYGKETDPIYKAIPFFTGLHHGKAYGIFFDNTFRSYFDFGQERRNVTSFWAQGGEMNYYFIYGPQMQDVVESYTDLTGKPHQLPPLWALGFHQCKWSYYPEAEVKAVTSKFRELQIPCDAIYLDIDYMDGFRCFTWNKEHFPDPKRMVQELYDDGFKTVAIIDPGIKIDNEYDVFKEALDKDYFCKRADGPYMKGKVWPGECYFPDFTKPEVRDWWSGLFKELVEEIGVRGVWNDMNEPAVMEVPNKTFPDDVRHDYDGNPCSHRKAHNVYGMQMARATYHGMKKFNYPKRPFVITRAAYSGTQRYTSTWTGDNVATWEHLWIANVQAQRMAMSGFSFAGSDIGGFAEQPQGELFTRWIQLGIFHPFCRVHSSGDHGDQEPWAFDEDVTDVVRKFIEIRYQLLPYLYTAFWNLVEHGTPILKSLVMFDQEDNQTHYRTDEFVFGNQILVCPIQEPNAKGRRMYIPRGTWYNYWTDEVVEGGKEKWVDAEIDSMPIFIKEGAVIPKFPIQQYVGEKNIDELVLDVYFKHGKESSQLFDDAHDGYDYTKGRYSFRTFKLTGKSNELILQQHKEGKYEASYQTFKLNIHGLPFEINEIQLDNETISIEQLKVNGTVAMVVNKNFSEIHLIGK from the coding sequence ATGATTGTAAATACAGAACTAGAACAAAAGGGAAACCTATTTCCTTCGCAAATAATACAATTTAAAAAGGACGTTGACACCTTATATTTCTATACAGAAAACAATGTTGTTCTTCAACTTACAGTGCTAAGAGATAGTGTGTTAAGGTTTAGATACACAACTACTGGCACATTTGATAACGATTTTTCTTATGCAATAACCAAATATGCAAGTACTGGTTATAACAAGCTAGAGATAAGTGAAAACAATGAAAATTTTATCATAACAACTTCAAAATTGAGATGTGAGGTGTCTAAGAAAGATGCAAGAGTTTCTCTTTATGATGTTAAAACAGACGAGCTAATCAATGAAGACGAAATTGGTTTTCATTGGGAAGAAAGCTACGAGTATGGTGGTAACATTGTAAAAATGAGTAAGGTTGTAAACGAGCGCGAAAGCTACTTTGGTTTAGGTGATAAACCAGAACATTTAAATTTAAAAGGAAAACGATTTCAAAATTGGGTAACAGATTCTTACGCCTACGGAAAAGAAACAGATCCAATCTATAAAGCTATACCATTTTTTACTGGATTACATCATGGTAAAGCTTATGGTATTTTCTTTGATAATACATTTCGATCGTATTTTGATTTTGGTCAAGAACGACGTAATGTCACAAGCTTTTGGGCTCAAGGAGGAGAAATGAATTACTATTTTATTTATGGGCCTCAAATGCAAGATGTCGTAGAAAGTTATACAGATTTAACAGGTAAACCACATCAACTTCCACCATTATGGGCTTTAGGATTTCATCAATGCAAATGGAGTTATTATCCAGAAGCAGAAGTTAAAGCTGTGACCTCTAAGTTTAGAGAATTACAAATACCATGTGATGCTATTTATTTAGACATTGATTATATGGATGGATTTAGATGTTTTACGTGGAATAAAGAGCATTTTCCAGACCCAAAACGCATGGTGCAAGAGTTATATGACGATGGGTTTAAAACCGTAGCTATTATAGATCCAGGGATTAAAATAGATAACGAATACGATGTTTTTAAAGAAGCTTTAGATAAAGATTATTTCTGTAAGCGTGCAGATGGACCTTACATGAAAGGTAAGGTATGGCCAGGAGAGTGTTATTTTCCAGATTTTACAAAACCAGAAGTTAGAGATTGGTGGTCTGGGTTATTTAAAGAATTAGTAGAAGAAATAGGTGTGCGAGGCGTTTGGAATGATATGAACGAGCCAGCAGTTATGGAAGTACCAAATAAAACGTTTCCAGACGATGTACGTCATGATTATGATGGTAATCCATGTAGCCACAGAAAAGCACACAATGTGTATGGTATGCAAATGGCTAGAGCGACCTACCATGGTATGAAAAAATTTAACTACCCTAAACGTCCATTTGTAATTACTCGTGCAGCTTATTCTGGTACGCAACGATACACATCTACTTGGACAGGAGACAATGTTGCTACTTGGGAGCATTTATGGATTGCTAATGTACAAGCGCAACGTATGGCAATGTCGGGATTTAGTTTTGCAGGAAGCGATATTGGTGGATTTGCTGAGCAACCACAAGGCGAATTGTTTACTCGATGGATTCAATTAGGAATTTTCCATCCATTTTGTCGTGTACATTCATCTGGTGACCATGGAGATCAAGAACCTTGGGCATTTGATGAAGATGTTACAGATGTAGTACGTAAGTTTATTGAAATTAGATATCAATTATTACCCTATTTATACACAGCATTTTGGAATTTGGTAGAGCATGGGACGCCAATTTTAAAATCGTTAGTGATGTTTGATCAAGAAGATAATCAAACGCACTACAGAACAGACGAGTTTGTTTTTGGTAACCAAATACTTGTGTGCCCAATCCAAGAACCCAATGCAAAAGGTCGAAGAATGTACATTCCTAGAGGAACCTGGTATAATTACTGGACAGATGAAGTAGTTGAAGGTGGAAAAGAAAAGTGGGTGGATGCAGAAATAGATAGTATGCCAATATTTATTAAAGAAGGAGCTGTAATCCCTAAATTTCCTATTCAACAATATGTAGGCGAAAAAAATATTGACGAGCTAGTTTTAGACGTGTATTTTAAACACGGTAAAGAATCGTCTCAACTTTTTGATGATGCTCATGATGGTTATGATTATACTAAGGGACGCTATAGCTTTAGAACTTTTAAATTAACAGGAAAGTCTAACGAGTTAATACTACAACAACATAAAGAAGGAAAGTACGAAGCCTCTTATCAAACCTTCAAATTAAATATTCATGGATTACCTTTTGAAATTAATGAAATTCAATTGGATAACGAAACCATCTCTATTGAGCAATTAAAAGTTAATGGCACAGTCGCTATGGTAGTAAATAAAAACTTTAGTGAAATTCATTTAATCGGAAAATAA
- a CDS encoding M48 family metallopeptidase: MKFKNTVVVTLTLIMFLSCATNPFTGKKTLAFIPNAQLFPTAFAQYNQVLTESNVETGTTRANMIQRVGQRIAVAAERWLNANGQQGYLSDYKWEYNLIAEDIVNAWCMPGGKIVFYTGILPVAENETAIAAIMGHEVAHALANHGQQRMSAGMLQQGLAIAGNIAIKDEQSRNAFNQYYGVGSNVLGMLPFSRSHENEADRIGLYLTAIAGYNPDEAAELWKRMAKASGGQAPPEFLSTHPANQTRIDNLTALAPAAKAEARKFGVSSFRPLGKY, translated from the coding sequence ATGAAATTTAAAAACACAGTGGTTGTAACATTAACATTAATCATGTTTTTGTCTTGTGCAACCAATCCATTTACAGGAAAGAAAACCTTAGCGTTTATTCCAAACGCACAGCTGTTTCCTACTGCATTTGCACAATATAATCAAGTTCTTACAGAAAGTAATGTAGAAACGGGAACAACTAGAGCTAACATGATTCAACGTGTAGGGCAACGTATAGCTGTAGCTGCAGAACGTTGGTTAAATGCTAACGGACAACAGGGTTATTTAAGCGATTATAAATGGGAGTACAATTTAATTGCAGAGGATATCGTCAATGCTTGGTGTATGCCTGGAGGTAAAATTGTATTCTACACAGGTATTTTACCAGTTGCAGAAAATGAAACTGCTATTGCAGCCATTATGGGTCATGAAGTCGCACATGCTTTGGCTAACCATGGTCAACAACGTATGAGTGCTGGAATGTTACAGCAAGGATTAGCAATTGCTGGTAATATTGCCATTAAAGATGAACAAAGTAGAAATGCATTTAATCAATATTATGGTGTTGGTTCTAACGTTTTAGGAATGTTACCATTTAGTAGAAGTCATGAGAACGAAGCTGACCGTATTGGATTATATTTAACAGCAATAGCTGGTTACAATCCGGATGAAGCTGCAGAATTATGGAAGCGTATGGCAAAAGCAAGTGGAGGTCAAGCACCACCAGAATTTTTGAGTACACATCCTGCAAATCAGACAAGAATAGATAATTTAACAGCCTTAGCACCAGCTGCTAAAGCAGAAGCTAGAAAATTTGGAGTGTCTAGTTTTAGACCTTTAGGTAAATACTAA
- a CDS encoding MFS transporter produces the protein MSKLEKGSKKLLNAWAFYDWANSVYTLTIASSIFPIFYSALFISQVEKTVPAFGFVFKSTALITYVTAFTFLVVAFTSPILSGIADYVGNKKNFMKFFCYVGGLGCIGLYWFSLESIHLSLLFYFMGLIGYWGSLVFYNSYLPDIAYPEQQDSVSAKGFSLGYVGSVLLLVINLFMVLYPELLSIKDNIAENGEVIETAAQVAMRYSFVMVGLWWIGFSQYSFYILPKGVSSGHKVTKAIVFNGLKELKLVWIQLKQNLRLKRYLVAFFVFSMAVQTIMLVAVYFGEEEIAWGGEDAKTMGLIGSILIIQLIAILGAVLTSKASAKYGNIKTLIIVNIIWMLLCFYAYFMVTPIQFYLAAGFVGFVMGGVQSLARSTYSKFLPETEDTTSYFSFYDVAEKIGIVIGMVIFATIDQITGSMRNAILFLFIFFLIGIVLLFRVPKQDELN, from the coding sequence ATGTCAAAACTAGAAAAAGGAAGTAAAAAGCTTCTTAACGCTTGGGCGTTTTACGATTGGGCTAATTCTGTATATACCTTAACTATAGCATCATCTATATTTCCAATATTTTACTCGGCACTTTTTATATCACAAGTAGAAAAAACAGTACCAGCTTTTGGGTTTGTTTTTAAAAGTACAGCATTAATTACTTATGTTACAGCTTTTACATTTTTAGTGGTTGCTTTTACATCGCCAATATTATCTGGTATTGCAGATTATGTTGGCAACAAGAAAAACTTTATGAAATTTTTCTGTTATGTTGGTGGACTTGGTTGTATTGGCTTGTATTGGTTTAGTTTAGAGAGTATTCATTTAAGCTTGCTATTTTACTTTATGGGATTAATAGGGTATTGGGGAAGTCTAGTATTTTACAACTCATATTTACCAGACATAGCGTATCCAGAGCAACAAGATAGTGTTAGTGCCAAAGGGTTTAGCTTAGGTTATGTTGGAAGTGTATTATTATTAGTAATTAATCTTTTTATGGTGTTGTATCCTGAACTATTATCCATTAAAGATAACATAGCAGAAAATGGAGAAGTTATAGAAACTGCAGCTCAAGTAGCTATGCGTTATTCTTTTGTAATGGTTGGTTTATGGTGGATTGGGTTTAGCCAATATTCATTTTATATATTACCAAAAGGAGTGTCTTCTGGTCATAAAGTCACTAAAGCAATTGTGTTTAATGGTTTAAAAGAACTAAAGTTAGTATGGATTCAATTAAAACAAAACTTAAGATTAAAACGCTATTTGGTTGCATTTTTTGTATTTAGTATGGCTGTACAAACCATAATGTTGGTTGCAGTGTATTTTGGGGAAGAAGAAATTGCTTGGGGAGGAGAAGATGCCAAAACAATGGGCTTAATAGGTAGTATTTTAATCATACAGTTAATAGCTATTTTAGGAGCTGTTTTGACCTCTAAAGCTTCAGCTAAATATGGAAATATTAAAACGCTTATCATTGTTAATATTATATGGATGCTGCTTTGTTTTTACGCCTATTTTATGGTAACACCAATACAATTTTATTTGGCAGCAGGATTTGTTGGATTTGTAATGGGAGGTGTACAGTCTTTAGCTAGATCGACGTATTCTAAGTTTTTGCCAGAAACAGAAGACACAACATCTTACTTCAGTTTTTATGATGTAGCAGAAAAAATAGGTATCGTCATAGGTATGGTGATTTTTGCCACTATAGACCAAATAACTGGTAGTATGCGCAATGCAATTTTGTTTTTATTCATCTTCTTTTTAATAGGAATAGTATTACTATTTAGAGTACCAAAACAAGATGAGTTAAATTAA
- a CDS encoding DUF2807 domain-containing protein, with protein MNHSTKNQRLLSAKNSVTTIVKSTFLLVLALTTFTSCNAQWGNGKTIKGNGNVTTITRTTADYDALRLSGWMDFELVKGTEGTITIEGEENLLEYIITEIEYGGLVIKTEKNVNLKPSGNKTIKITIPFEDIEKVSLAGSGDVTSNTTINSNNFRASISGSGDIELDINSKNTEAKVTGSGDLTLTGNTTNLQVNVTGSGDFHGERLQADNTEAKVTGSGDIVVYAKKNLKARVTGSGDIEYKGNPEKVDTKVTGSGDISN; from the coding sequence ATGAATCATTCAACAAAAAATCAAAGATTACTAAGTGCTAAAAATAGTGTAACTACTATTGTAAAAAGCACCTTTTTACTTGTATTAGCACTTACAACATTTACTTCATGTAATGCACAATGGGGAAATGGAAAAACCATAAAAGGAAACGGAAACGTAACTACCATAACCAGAACTACTGCAGATTATGACGCTTTAAGACTTTCTGGTTGGATGGACTTTGAATTGGTAAAAGGTACAGAAGGTACAATAACTATTGAAGGTGAAGAAAATCTTTTAGAATACATAATAACAGAAATAGAATATGGAGGATTAGTAATTAAAACAGAAAAAAACGTCAACCTTAAACCAAGTGGTAATAAAACAATCAAAATTACCATTCCATTTGAAGATATTGAAAAAGTGTCTTTAGCTGGATCTGGTGATGTTACTTCTAATACAACTATAAATTCTAACAATTTTAGGGCAAGCATATCTGGATCAGGAGATATTGAATTAGATATAAATTCAAAAAACACAGAAGCTAAAGTAACAGGTTCTGGAGATTTAACCTTGACTGGTAATACAACTAATTTACAAGTTAATGTAACAGGTTCTGGAGATTTTCATGGCGAGCGTCTGCAAGCAGATAATACAGAAGCAAAAGTCACAGGTTCTGGAGATATTGTGGTTTATGCTAAAAAGAATTTGAAAGCAAGAGTCACAGGTTCTGGAGATATTGAATATAAAGGAAATCCTGAGAAAGTAGATACTAAAGTCACAGGATCCGGAGATATAAGTAATTAA
- a CDS encoding RNA polymerase sigma factor — MTLTHHNIEQLVALCLSGNQLAQLEIYNRYYKAMYNTSFRIVNNSFEAEDIMQESFLTAFTKLDKLKEKSTFSAWLKRIVVNNSIHAFNKNKKNGEVALDDVLYKIEDQQGIDTCTELTSVKAKQILEGLNTLKSNYRIALTLNLIEGYDNEEISQIMKISHANCRTTISRAKDSLRQKLKQLN, encoded by the coding sequence TTGACACTAACCCATCACAATATCGAGCAACTTGTTGCGCTTTGTCTATCTGGTAACCAATTGGCGCAATTGGAAATCTATAATAGATACTACAAAGCTATGTACAATACCTCGTTTAGAATTGTAAATAATAGTTTTGAAGCAGAAGATATTATGCAAGAATCGTTCTTGACTGCTTTTACTAAGCTAGACAAGCTTAAAGAGAAAAGTACTTTTAGTGCATGGTTAAAGCGTATTGTAGTTAATAATAGCATCCATGCTTTTAATAAAAACAAAAAAAATGGCGAAGTAGCTTTAGACGATGTACTATATAAAATTGAAGACCAACAAGGTATTGATACATGTACCGAATTAACTTCGGTTAAAGCAAAACAAATTTTAGAGGGTTTAAATACTTTAAAATCTAATTACAGAATTGCATTAACCCTAAATTTAATTGAAGGGTATGATAATGAAGAAATTAGTCAAATCATGAAGATTAGCCATGCTAATTGTAGGACAACTATCTCTAGAGCAAAAGACAGTTTAAGACAAAAATTAAAACAATTAAACTAA